The genomic segment ATTTCCTTTGCAAAATCCTGGATCAAGCCCTTCTCCCCTTCAACTTCTATATAAACACGGCTATCGACAAGATTTTTTACCATACCGTCCAGTCCGTAATTTTTTGCTGTACGAACCACAAAAAAACGGAATCCAACTCCCTGGACAACACCACCAACCCATATTTTTGCAAATGCTTTCATTTTAACCTAAAGTTAGAATCAATTTGTAATGTTACATTCAACCCATCAATTCAAAAGCCATTTGCACAGCCTCTTTTGCAGATTCGGCTCGATGAATATTCTCAGAAATATCCCATGTATTTATGCCAATAACAGGAATACCGAGTTGCAACGCATAAGATATTTCAGATAAAGTACCATACGATCCGTCGATTGCAATAATTGATTGTGAGCTTCGAACGACCATAATGTTTCTGCCAATTCCCATCCCTGTGACGATAGGGATATCGACATAATCGTTCGCTTCGACTCGAGAATCACCAGGCAAAATACCAATCGTGAGCCCAGATTCAGCTTGTGCTCCGCGACACGCAGCTTCCATTACTCCTCCACGCCCACCGCAAACAAGTGTAGCTTCTGCTTTAGCAATTTCTCGACCGACTTCTTCGGCTATCGATAAACTCTCAGCAGCAGCTTGTACACCACCAATGACACCAATACAAATATTCATGGATAATTTCGATAAATTGTCCTGGGGAATGGAATGGTTTCACGAATGTGCTTTAACCCGGAAATATAGGAAACAGTTCGTTCAATACCAAGCCCGAAACCGCTATGGGGCACAGTGCCATATTTTCGTAAATCCAGGTACCACTTAAAGTCTTCTTGCGATAAATTATGTTCATGCAATTTTTGAATAATGACCTCATAGCTGTCTTCACGCTCTCCACCACCGATGATCTCACCATACCCTTCCGGGGCCAATATATCCATACTTAGTGATTTTGTTTTATCTTCAGGATCTGCCTTCATATAAAATGCTTTCACTGCCGCCGGATAGCGATGTACGATCAAAGGACGATCAAACTGTTCCGAAATAATGGTCTCATCTGTTCCGCCAAAGTCACCGCCAACCTCAAAAGCCACCTCTTTCTTTTTCAATATATCAACAGCTTCATCATAAGAAATTCGTGGGAACGGCCTCTTTACTTTTTCTAACTGAGTGGTATCCCGTTCCACCACTTTTAATTCTTCGGATTTTTTCTCAAGGACACGCTGGACAACATACTCAAGAAACTCTTCAGCCAGGTCCATATTGTCGTTCAAATCGGCAAATGCAACTTCCGGTTCCACCATCCAAAATTCCGTTAGATGCCTGCGGGTTTTTGATTTTTCCGCTCGGAATGTCGGACCAAAGCAATATACTTTGCCAAGCGCCATTGCTCCGGCTTCCATGTATAATTGGCCGCTCTGGGTTAAATACGCTTTGCTGCCAAAATATTCGGTTTCAAATAACGTCGTAGTACCTTCGCAGGCGTTAGGAGTAAAAATGGGCGCATCTACTAAAGTGAATCCACGATCATCAAAAAAATCTCGAATGCTTCGAACGACTTCATGGCGAATCCGCAATATTGCCGTCTGCATTTTCGAGCGCAGCCATAAGTGTCGATGATCCATCAAAAATTCGGTGCCATGTTCTTTTAATGAAATCGGATATTCTTCTGCAATTTGGTTGATGCGGATATCCCTGATCCAGAGCTCATAGCCACCGGGAGCTCGATCATCTTTATTAACGATTCCCTTTACAAACAATGACGATTCTTGCGACAACTTTTCTTGTATATTATATATCTCTTCGGAAACTTCTTTTTTATTGACGATTCCCTGGACGATCCCGGTTCCGTCCCGCAACATCAAAAACCATATTTTTCCGCTTGACCTTTTATTATAAAGCCACCCGGCCAGTTCAACTTCTTTACCAACATGATCTTTTAAATCTTCCACATAGACAAAATCTTTTCGCATTAATTCTTCTCCAATCCACTCTCAATCCAATTTTATTTAGTGTCTCATCAAAAATTCAATAACTAGGGACATTCCGGTAATCTTCGCTACTAAAAACATGCAGGACAAACCTTTTGCAGGACTCTTATAATTCCAAACTGGTAGATTCCCGCTAAAAGCATGCAGGAATTGACAGATATGGTATTTTTCGTTCAAACACTATTTAACCAGCAATATTGGAATTTTAGCATTTTTCATTACGCTTTGCGTGATGCTTCCTAATATTGCTTCTATAATTCTCGAATGCCCATAGGCGCCCATTACGATACAATCAAATTCTTCCTGCTCTGCAAAATCAGGATTTGATCATCCGGATTGCCATTTCTTATTTCTGATTTAAGTGCAGCATCATAAGGATCAAAATATATTTTTCCTTCTTCAGAAATTGATCGGGCAAGATCTAAATTTTTGTCGATGGTAAGTACAGTAATTTCTCCACCAAAATTTGAAGCTAGATATCCGGCATAGGGCAAAGCTCGGTTTGAATTCAGGCTACCATCATAGGGCGCTAATATTTTTTTAATAGGTCGAAATTCTTTTGGGGAAATGAAAAGCGGCTTGATGCATTCCCGTGAGATTGCCTCCATAGTTGCGCCCATGATCTTGCTGCTTCCCCATTTTGCAAACTCTCCCCGGGATCCCAACATGACCAAATCCACAACATGTGATTTCTGATCTATAATCTCCCGCGGACTCCCTTCTACTTGTTCAGCCGTAAAACTGGCATTATTCGATTTTGCCATTTGAACACATTTTTCCAGCACTTTTTCTGCTTTTTTTTCCAACAGGTGACGTGATTCCGTGAGATATTCTGATGATGGCAGCACAGGCGCAAAACCATCCATGCCAAGATAAACAGACCACTCAAAAATTCTAATGTCGACAACCGTTACAATCCTTAGTTTTGCATCAAACATTTTCGCAAATTGAACGGCATAATTCATTACAGGTTCGGTATATTCAGAGCCATCGACTGCTACGAGAATGGATTTCAACATAGCGACTCCTCAAAATTAAATCTTCCAGTTATTTTGTTCATACGAATTTTTCTTGTTTTGCGCCTCTGGCCATTAAATCGTAAACCGCAAGTTTAGGATCTTTGCCATCAAAAAGAACATTATGAACAGCCTCTGTAATTGGCATTTCAACATTGTGGACTTCAGCTAGTTTAAACGCTGATTTTGTTGTCTTAACTCCTTCCGCAACCATTACCATTTGTGAAAGAACTTGCTTCAGGGTTTTGCCCTTCCCGATTTCTTCTCCCACATATCGATTTCTACTATGGCGGCTCATACAAGTTACGACAAGATCGCCGATTCCGGAAAGACCTGCGAATGTCATCGGATCGGCCCCCATGGCTGTTCCCAACCGGGTCATTTCAACCAAGCCTCGGGTAATCAGCGCAGCTTTGGTATTGTCGCCAAAGCCAACACCATCGATGATTCCGGCGGCAATGGCAATGACATTTTTTAGCGAGCCCCCCAATTCAACGCCAATAATATCCGAGTGAGAGTATACCCGGAAAGCCGGCGTCATAAAAATATCTTGAATCAATTCCGAGTTTTTTAAATTTATGCATGCCGCAACGACCGTAGTCGGAATTTTTCTGCTGACTTCTTCAGCATGGCTCGGTCCGGATAAAACAACAAATTGCTCAGCGGGAAAATTTGGCAGAACTTCGGCATAGACTTGAGACATTCTCAATAACGTCTCATTTTCTATGCCTTTGGTCACACTAACAATTAATTTTCCTTCGAAAGGATATTTGCCCAGTTGGTCCGCCAAATTCCGAGTGATATGGGATGGGACGGCATTAACGAGTATGTCATAGCCATCGACAGCTTCATCCAGGTTGTTGGTGATTTTTACGTTGTCCGGAATTTTGATGCCGGGAAGCATTTTTTTGTTTTCCCGATATTTAATCAAATCATCAGCCAATTCAGGAAAATGCTCCCACAATACAATCTCGTAATTCTTGGCTGCGAGCAAAACTGCCAGCGCAGTGCCCCAACTTCCTGCTCCCAAGATTGCAATTTTACTCATGATCCTTTAAACAATCCTTCCGATTTGATAGCACTCCTCTTCGAGTTTTTTCATTGCGCCGACTACCCTGTCAATCTCATTATTAGCAACTACGAGAACATATCCAATACCCAAATTAAAAGTTCGGCGCATGTCATCTTCGGGCACATTACCCAGTTTTTGCAATAGTTTAAATATTTGAGGTCGTTGCCAGGAAGTCCAATTTATTTTTAATGTCGTTCCCCGGGGCAAAATACGTTTTGTATTGCCAACAATGCCGCCGCCGGTTATATGGGCCATGCCATGAATATCATGATTATCCAGTATTGAAGTTACCACCGTAAAATAATTCTTATGAATCCGCAGCAATTCTTCCCCTATTGTACCTTCTATTCCTTCATAACGATCATGAATTGTTTTTCCGGCGGCATGTCCAAAAAGGATTTTTCGTGCCAGCGAATAGCCATTTGTATGTAATCCATTTGATACTAAACCTATGACAACATCACCCTTCTCGATTTTACTGCCATCGATAATTTTGGATTTTTCAACGATACCCACGATCGTACCGGCAATATCAAAATCTCCTGGTTGGTAAAGATCGGGCATTTCAGCCGTTTCCCCGCCGATTAAGGCGCAGGATGATTGCTTGCAAGCTTTTGCCATGCCGGTAACCATTTCAATAACTATTTTCGCATCCAACTTTCCCAGGGCAAGATAATCGAGAAAATAAAGCGGCTTTGCTCCGGATGTCAGAATGTCATTGATGCAATGATTGACGAGATCTTCCCCTATGGAGTCGAACCTAGCCATCATTATTGCTACTTTTAATTTAGTACCAACGCCATCCATGCTGGATACCAGCACAGGTTTTT from the candidate division KSB1 bacterium genome contains:
- a CDS encoding acylphosphatase, with the protein product MKAFAKIWVGGVVQGVGFRFFVVRTAKNYGLDGMVKNLVDSRVYIEVEGEKGLIQDFAKEMKIGPSLSRVSNLEIKWQEYSNKYSGFSIDF
- a CDS encoding TIGR00725 family protein is translated as MNICIGVIGGVQAAAESLSIAEEVGREIAKAEATLVCGGRGGVMEAACRGAQAESGLTIGILPGDSRVEANDYVDIPIVTGMGIGRNIMVVRSSQSIIAIDGSYGTLSEISYALQLGIPVIGINTWDISENIHRAESAKEAVQMAFELMG
- the asnS gene encoding asparagine--tRNA ligase — translated: MRKDFVYVEDLKDHVGKEVELAGWLYNKRSSGKIWFLMLRDGTGIVQGIVNKKEVSEEIYNIQEKLSQESSLFVKGIVNKDDRAPGGYELWIRDIRINQIAEEYPISLKEHGTEFLMDHRHLWLRSKMQTAILRIRHEVVRSIRDFFDDRGFTLVDAPIFTPNACEGTTTLFETEYFGSKAYLTQSGQLYMEAGAMALGKVYCFGPTFRAEKSKTRRHLTEFWMVEPEVAFADLNDNMDLAEEFLEYVVQRVLEKKSEELKVVERDTTQLEKVKRPFPRISYDEAVDILKKKEVAFEVGGDFGGTDETIISEQFDRPLIVHRYPAAVKAFYMKADPEDKTKSLSMDILAPEGYGEIIGGGEREDSYEVIIQKLHEHNLSQEDFKWYLDLRKYGTVPHSGFGLGIERTVSYISGLKHIRETIPFPRTIYRNYP
- a CDS encoding universal stress protein; amino-acid sequence: MGAYGHSRIIEAILGSITQSVMKNAKIPILLVK
- a CDS encoding universal stress protein gives rise to the protein MLKSILVAVDGSEYTEPVMNYAVQFAKMFDAKLRIVTVVDIRIFEWSVYLGMDGFAPVLPSSEYLTESRHLLEKKAEKVLEKCVQMAKSNNASFTAEQVEGSPREIIDQKSHVVDLVMLGSRGEFAKWGSSKIMGATMEAISRECIKPLFISPKEFRPIKKILAPYDGSLNSNRALPYAGYLASNFGGEITVLTIDKNLDLARSISEEGKIYFDPYDAALKSEIRNGNPDDQILILQSRKNLIVS
- a CDS encoding NAD(P)H-dependent glycerol-3-phosphate dehydrogenase; this translates as MSKIAILGAGSWGTALAVLLAAKNYEIVLWEHFPELADDLIKYRENKKMLPGIKIPDNVKITNNLDEAVDGYDILVNAVPSHITRNLADQLGKYPFEGKLIVSVTKGIENETLLRMSQVYAEVLPNFPAEQFVVLSGPSHAEEVSRKIPTTVVAACINLKNSELIQDIFMTPAFRVYSHSDIIGVELGGSLKNVIAIAAGIIDGVGFGDNTKAALITRGLVEMTRLGTAMGADPMTFAGLSGIGDLVVTCMSRHSRNRYVGEEIGKGKTLKQVLSQMVMVAEGVKTTKSAFKLAEVHNVEMPITEAVHNVLFDGKDPKLAVYDLMARGAKQEKFV
- a CDS encoding phosphoribosylformylglycinamidine cyclo-ligase, translated to MELKKLTYKDAGVDIDSAEETVRSIASIVQSTNIQGVISGIGQFSGMFEIPIQEYKKPVLVSSMDGVGTKLKVAIMMARFDSIGEDLVNHCINDILTSGAKPLYFLDYLALGKLDAKIVIEMVTGMAKACKQSSCALIGGETAEMPDLYQPGDFDIAGTIVGIVEKSKIIDGSKIEKGDVVIGLVSNGLHTNGYSLARKILFGHAAGKTIHDRYEGIEGTIGEELLRIHKNYFTVVTSILDNHDIHGMAHITGGGIVGNTKRILPRGTTLKINWTSWQRPQIFKLLQKLGNVPEDDMRRTFNLGIGYVLVVANNEIDRVVGAMKKLEEECYQIGRIV